A section of the Campylobacter lanienae NCTC 13004 genome encodes:
- a CDS encoding HP0729 family protein → MHNLLILYNPRYNSDLIKAHLELLKECGKVAFGKVRVKNNNMPHPFKGELEKIYNDTNPDSFTQLFITDYSNLYVAKVVKISSDDHTAIAPKYYQEQNLLVESWFVITDMREIYRNEFESVRDYFLSRITLPLRDNHTYALYGNNYVYPLIIDQDQNYFEDETLHHTDIYKTKKYLKTKKTLSRYCFGTNIDKLMSDTIDAVVLAEIEYIQNQKNMLNDFSSILVKYSKSVEREFYSLFKALFAYLCYHNPGLLTIRYDVQGIKYQLKDIFTHKPNLGSYGYLMKQSEISSTFENLVPNDIKNGFYYKILNFMYILKDIRNENIHGKNATIKETQKIRNAILGIGQESILITCLELKSKLNALSKKSKIDRSKQI, encoded by the coding sequence ATGCATAACCTTCTAATCCTATACAACCCAAGATATAATAGCGATTTGATAAAGGCGCATTTAGAACTCCTAAAGGAGTGTGGCAAGGTGGCATTTGGCAAGGTACGAGTCAAAAACAACAATATGCCACACCCCTTTAAGGGCGAATTAGAAAAGATATATAATGATACAAATCCTGATAGCTTCACTCAGCTTTTTATCACTGATTATTCAAATTTATATGTCGCTAAGGTGGTAAAGATCAGTAGCGATGACCACACCGCCATAGCGCCTAAGTATTATCAAGAGCAAAATTTGCTAGTAGAGAGCTGGTTTGTCATCACAGATATGCGTGAAATTTATAGAAATGAATTTGAGAGTGTTAGGGATTATTTTTTGTCCCGTATCACCTTGCCTTTGCGTGATAATCACACCTACGCCCTATATGGCAATAACTATGTATATCCACTCATCATCGACCAAGACCAAAACTATTTCGAAGATGAAACCCTACACCACACAGATATCTATAAAACCAAAAAATATCTAAAAACCAAAAAAACCCTATCTAGATACTGCTTTGGCACAAATATCGATAAACTGATGAGCGATACCATAGATGCGGTAGTTTTGGCCGAGATCGAATACATACAAAACCAAAAAAATATGCTAAATGATTTTAGCTCTATTTTGGTGAAGTATTCTAAGAGCGTTGAGAGAGAATTTTACTCTCTTTTTAAAGCTCTTTTTGCCTATTTGTGTTATCATAATCCTGGACTTTTAACCATCAGATATGATGTCCAAGGTATAAAATATCAGCTAAAAGATATTTTCACACATAAACCAAATTTAGGCTCATATGGCTATTTGATGAAGCAAAGCGAGATATCTAGCACCTTTGAAAACCTAGTCCCAAATGATATAAAAAATGGCTTTTATTATAAAATACTTAATTTTATGTATATTTTAAAAGATATTAGAAACGAAAATATCCACGGCAAAAACGCCACCATAAAAGAGACCCAAAAGATCAGAAATGCGATCCTAGGCATAGGTCAAGAGAGTATTTTGATAACTTGTTTGGAGCTAAAATCCAAGCTAAATGCCCTATCCAAAAAGTCCAAAATAGATCGCTCAAAACAAATTTAA
- a CDS encoding helix-turn-helix transcriptional regulator: MNSNSSNGENMIRRLMIMLKMLYLGQGLNPSELCSEFNLSLRTMQRDIARLKEYCALDIQKAKDGKYYISRTEYEDGLLSFGDIKTFAKRSGVADLYPKLDTPMIADILSATISKSLIVSSEPKQDSKELKDLFELLSNAILEHCVISFYYNGSQRTIKPYKLINTAGVWYLLGDEKAKLKHFTLSKIKSYKSLDQHFTPSNTFLKRIESNNLKWFNTSLKNARILVSPKAKEYFGRKQVFKSYKLIKDDENGILLNVEFAFDNELLNIIKAWIPYIKIIEPKELETKLKDILKSYINDEPISNLA; this comes from the coding sequence ATGAATTCCAACAGCTCAAATGGCGAAAATATGATCCGCAGACTCATGATAATGCTAAAAATGCTATATCTGGGTCAAGGGCTAAATCCTAGCGAGCTTTGTAGTGAGTTTAATCTTAGTTTGCGAACCATGCAAAGAGACATCGCGCGCTTAAAAGAGTATTGCGCCCTAGATATACAAAAAGCCAAAGATGGAAAATACTATATCTCACGCACAGAATACGAAGATGGATTGCTAAGCTTTGGGGATATCAAAACCTTCGCCAAAAGAAGCGGCGTAGCCGATCTATACCCCAAGCTCGACACCCCAATGATAGCCGATATACTAAGCGCCACAATCTCTAAAAGCCTTATCGTATCAAGCGAACCAAAGCAAGACTCCAAAGAGTTAAAAGATCTATTTGAGCTACTAAGCAATGCTATTTTAGAACACTGCGTGATCAGCTTTTATTACAATGGCTCACAGCGCACCATCAAACCCTATAAGCTCATAAATACAGCTGGCGTCTGGTATCTCCTAGGCGATGAAAAGGCCAAATTAAAGCACTTCACCCTATCTAAAATCAAAAGCTACAAGTCACTAGACCAGCACTTCACCCCCTCAAATACATTTTTAAAACGAATAGAATCTAATAATCTCAAATGGTTTAACACTAGCCTAAAAAACGCTAGAATCCTAGTTTCTCCCAAAGCCAAAGAGTATTTTGGGCGTAAGCAAGTATTTAAAAGCTACAAATTAATCAAAGATGATGAAAATGGAATTTTGCTAAATGTAGAGTTTGCTTTTGATAATGAGCTATTAAACATTATAAAAGCTTGGATCCCATATATCAAAATCATAGAACCCAAAGAGCTAGAGACAAAGCTAAAAGATATCTTAAAATCCTATATAAATGATGAACCAATAAGCAATCTAGCTTAA
- a CDS encoding SIMPL domain-containing protein (The SIMPL domain is named for its presence in mouse protein SIMPL (signalling molecule that associates with mouse pelle-like kinase). Bacterial member BP26, from Brucella, was shown to assemble into a channel-like structure, while YggE from E. coli has been associated with resistance to oxidative stress.) — protein sequence MLNLLFKSLFALAVLVVFIAGVVFDAKFLSQDQFSDKELKFNRLIQESMDFIPDGFSASINIESANSLRTKTQIAPDELEIITATLDKALNLTKDSQICKAATYSIEPSYSYNDGARIISGQLVNFNVKCEFDKQNIQKYEELITALNSLIKNNEFITMNLPAISQSSSNLLKTQNSEILHSKILNTAISKAESYSKELNKNCLLNSVDFSTPSRIEAYANLKSAATPTESKHTQTLSALATYSCK from the coding sequence ATGTTAAATCTTCTTTTTAAGTCGCTTTTTGCTTTGGCTGTGCTTGTAGTATTCATCGCCGGTGTGGTATTTGATGCGAAATTTCTATCTCAAGATCAATTTAGCGATAAAGAGCTTAAATTTAATCGCTTGATTCAAGAGAGCATGGATTTCATTCCTGATGGATTTAGCGCTAGTATCAATATAGAATCCGCAAATTCCCTACGCACCAAAACCCAAATCGCACCTGATGAGCTAGAAATCATCACCGCCACGCTAGATAAAGCACTAAATCTAACCAAAGATTCTCAAATTTGTAAAGCCGCCACCTACTCAATCGAGCCAAGCTATAGCTACAATGATGGCGCTAGGATTATCAGTGGTCAGTTAGTGAATTTCAATGTTAAATGCGAATTTGATAAGCAAAATATCCAAAAATATGAAGAGCTAATCACCGCCCTAAATAGTCTAATCAAAAATAATGAATTTATAACGATGAATCTACCAGCTATAAGCCAATCATCATCAAACTTACTAAAAACCCAAAATAGCGAAATACTCCACTCAAAAATCCTAAATACCGCTATATCCAAAGCCGAGTCCTACTCCAAAGAGCTAAACAAAAACTGCCTATTAAATAGCGTGGATTTCAGCACTCCAAGTCGCATAGAAGCCTACGCAAATTTAAAATCAGCCGCCACGCCAACAGAGTCTAAACATACCCAAACCCTATCAGCCCTAGCTACATATAGTTGTAAATAA
- a CDS encoding GatB/YqeY domain-containing protein, with translation MSIKEQILNDIKSAMKSGNGFERDTLRMINSAFKQIEVDERVELDDARIFTILQSEIKRRNDSATQYKNGGRDDLAQKELGEIEIISRYLPKQLSDDELKAKISELIAQNGLNGIKDLGKLMKLAKDSIGSACDGKRMSEAAKSALG, from the coding sequence ATGAGTATAAAAGAGCAAATTTTAAATGATATTAAATCAGCTATGAAGTCTGGAAATGGCTTTGAGAGAGATACCTTGCGTATGATAAACTCGGCATTTAAGCAGATTGAAGTTGATGAGAGAGTGGAGCTAGATGACGCTAGAATCTTTACAATTTTACAAAGCGAAATCAAACGCCGAAATGACTCAGCCACGCAGTATAAAAACGGCGGTAGAGATGATTTAGCGCAAAAGGAGCTTGGCGAGATAGAGATAATCTCTAGATATCTCCCAAAACAGCTTAGCGATGATGAGTTAAAGGCGAAAATATCAGAGCTGATAGCGCAAAATGGCTTAAATGGGATTAAGGATTTAGGCAAATTAATGAAACTAGCCAAAGATTCCATCGGCTCTGCTTGCGATGGTAAGCGTATGAGCGAAGCGGCCAAAAGCGCTTTGGGATAA
- a CDS encoding phosphatase has translation MIAIDLGSNTIRACKMRRLGSGNFECEYSFERIVGSARGLGSKGLANDAMDRIRLAISELVSEAKFDFSVAVATQAFREAANSSEFFRDIRDKFGIEFKIISGELEAFLTRVGVENRAKILSLNIDNSLLIDLGGASTEISFRDLGRSFEFGIITALQSDKSALIEEAKRYIDEFEFDNIILTSGVPTTALAIKRGMNYENYNAKMINGAKIDKDDLIYVANLLKTTTNKDELVGKNRADLVVKGCEILLDILPNKSCIVIDDGLREGLFIAKELNLKELK, from the coding sequence GTGATCGCAATTGACCTTGGTAGCAACACGATTAGAGCCTGTAAAATGCGTAGATTGGGTAGCGGAAATTTCGAGTGTGAGTATAGCTTTGAGCGGATAGTTGGCTCTGCTAGGGGGCTAGGCTCAAAGGGTTTGGCTAATGATGCGATGGATAGGATTAGGCTAGCTATTAGTGAGCTTGTGAGTGAGGCAAAATTTGATTTTAGTGTTGCGGTTGCTACGCAAGCCTTTAGAGAAGCGGCGAATTCTAGCGAATTTTTTAGGGATATTAGGGATAAATTTGGGATTGAATTTAAGATAATTAGCGGTGAATTAGAGGCGTTTTTGACCAGGGTTGGGGTGGAAAATCGTGCTAAAATATTATCTTTAAATATCGACAACTCTCTTTTAATCGACCTTGGTGGGGCTAGCACGGAGATTAGTTTTAGGGATTTGGGGCGTAGTTTTGAGTTTGGTATTATCACAGCGTTGCAGAGTGATAAAAGCGCTTTAATAGAAGAAGCTAAGAGATATATAGACGAGTTTGAATTTGATAATATTATCTTAACTTCAGGGGTTCCTACCACGGCTTTGGCTATTAAGCGTGGGATGAATTATGAGAATTACAATGCCAAAATGATAAATGGTGCCAAAATCGATAAAGATGATCTGATTTATGTGGCTAATTTGTTAAAAACCACTACAAATAAAGATGAATTAGTAGGCAAAAATAGAGCGGATTTGGTAGTAAAGGGGTGCGAGATTTTGCTTGATATCTTGCCTAATAAATCTTGTATTGTTATAGATGATGGGCTTCGTGAGGGGCTTTTTATCGCTAAAGAACTAAATTTAAAGGAGTTAAAATGA
- a CDS encoding CCA tRNA nucleotidyltransferase has protein sequence MRVSKIGYQISQNSDLNEIKNLLSNHTKRAYLVGGSVRDLILGIGSKDYDIEIYDIDPIEFDSIMKRCGATGVGKSYFVYKLKNYDLSLPRRESKSGFGHKGFSVEYCNDELSASLRRDFTMNSIMVNIFSGEVLDFWGGIGDLRAKRLKITNPSSFSEDSLRVLRAVGFVSRFNLSCEPRSLSLMREIDINDLSLNRISMELEKFFASKFQRLGAELLRELNLDKRLFGVRFDDGFFRLISSKISTNKASFLYYLVNYYGINGKELLSSLALPNSYSISYKQPFFTKISKFNMMKIALDMPLSNWLGLDSKARIKMAKDLGIYDFKFSPHIDTTSIKATDKAYGDELKRLKIGAIKEYLSDRN, from the coding sequence TTGCGAGTATCGAAAATAGGCTATCAAATCTCTCAAAATAGTGATTTAAACGAGATCAAAAATCTACTTTCAAACCACACAAAACGAGCCTATTTAGTCGGCGGATCGGTGCGTGATCTGATTTTGGGGATTGGCTCTAAGGATTATGATATTGAAATTTATGATATAGATCCGATTGAATTTGACTCTATTATGAAGCGTTGTGGTGCTACAGGCGTTGGTAAGAGCTATTTTGTCTATAAGCTTAAAAATTATGATTTAAGTCTGCCTAGAAGGGAGTCTAAAAGCGGATTTGGTCATAAGGGCTTTAGCGTAGAGTATTGTAACGATGAGTTGAGCGCTAGCTTGCGTAGGGATTTTACTATGAATTCGATTATGGTAAATATCTTTAGTGGTGAAGTTTTGGATTTTTGGGGTGGGATTGGCGATTTAAGGGCTAAAAGGCTTAAAATTACCAATCCATCTAGCTTTAGCGAAGATAGCTTAAGAGTTTTGCGTGCGGTTGGTTTTGTCTCTAGGTTTAATCTAAGTTGTGAGCCAAGAAGTTTGAGTTTGATGCGTGAAATCGATATTAATGATTTAAGCTTAAATAGGATAAGTATGGAGCTTGAGAAGTTTTTTGCCTCTAAATTTCAAAGATTAGGTGCTGAGCTTTTAAGAGAGCTAAATTTAGATAAAAGGCTTTTTGGGGTGCGATTTGATGATGGATTTTTTAGATTAATTTCTAGCAAAATTAGCACAAATAAGGCTTCATTTTTATACTATCTTGTTAATTATTACGGCATTAATGGCAAGGAGTTATTATCTAGTCTTGCCTTGCCAAATTCATACTCAATATCATATAAACAGCCATTTTTTACAAAAATTAGTAAATTTAATATGATGAAAATCGCCCTAGATATGCCACTATCTAACTGGCTTGGGCTTGATAGCAAAGCTAGAATTAAGATGGCAAAGGATTTGGGAATTTATGATTTTAAATTCTCACCGCATATTGATACCACTAGTATCAAGGCGACTGACAAAGCGTATGGAGATGAGCTAAAAAGGCTTAAAATAGGGGCTATAAAGGAGTATTTAAGTGATCGCAATTGA